From Cellulomonas dongxiuzhuiae, the proteins below share one genomic window:
- the folP gene encoding dihydropteroate synthase, translating to MGVVNVTPDSFSDGGRWFDVAAAVERGAALLDEGADLLDVGGESTRPGAARVPVEEELARVLPVVEQLVARGAVVSVDTTRAVVAAQAVDRGAVLVNDVSGGMADPDMASVVAGTGAAYVAMHWRGHADVMDAHDTYDDVVADVRRELAERVATLRAAGVRDEQVVLDPGLGFAKTGESNWPLLAHLPELVADGYPVLVGASRKRFLGHLMAGPDGTPAPPAARDDATAAVTALAAAAGAWAVRVHEVAASAAAVRVAARWRDAQVGTAGGAAGHVRTEHATTRHATTGAAQEGAR from the coding sequence ATGGGCGTCGTCAACGTCACGCCGGACTCCTTCTCCGACGGCGGGCGCTGGTTCGACGTCGCCGCGGCGGTCGAGCGTGGGGCGGCGCTTCTCGACGAGGGCGCCGACCTGCTCGACGTGGGCGGCGAGTCCACGCGGCCGGGCGCGGCGCGCGTCCCCGTCGAGGAGGAGCTGGCCCGCGTGCTGCCGGTGGTCGAGCAGCTCGTCGCGCGCGGTGCGGTCGTCAGCGTCGACACCACGCGCGCGGTCGTCGCGGCGCAGGCCGTCGACCGCGGCGCCGTCCTCGTCAACGACGTCTCGGGCGGCATGGCGGACCCCGACATGGCGTCGGTCGTGGCCGGCACGGGGGCCGCGTACGTGGCCATGCACTGGCGCGGGCACGCCGACGTCATGGACGCGCACGACACGTACGACGACGTGGTGGCCGACGTGCGGCGCGAGCTGGCGGAGCGCGTCGCGACGCTGCGGGCCGCGGGGGTGCGCGACGAGCAGGTCGTGCTGGACCCGGGCCTGGGGTTCGCCAAGACCGGGGAGAGCAACTGGCCGTTGCTGGCGCACCTGCCCGAGCTGGTCGCCGACGGGTACCCGGTGCTCGTGGGGGCGAGCCGCAAGCGGTTCCTCGGCCACCTCATGGCCGGGCCCGACGGGACGCCCGCCCCCCCGGCCGCACGCGACGACGCCACGGCGGCCGTGACGGCACTGGCGGCCGCGGCCGGCGCCTGGGCGGTGCGGGTGCACGAGGTGGCCGCGTCGGCCGCGGCGGTCCGGGTCGCCGCCCGCTGGCGCGACGCGCAGGTCGGCACGGCCGGTGGTGCGGCCGGGCACGTCAGGACAGAGCACGCCACGACGCGGCACGCGACGACGGGTGCGGCACAGGAGGGAGCACGGTGA